In the genome of Sardina pilchardus chromosome 14, fSarPil1.1, whole genome shotgun sequence, the window agtgtccctttaagatttTCAAAAATCATCCAATGTCACAGATTCAACATATGCAACAGAAAGCCACACAAGACAAGTACACTTGCTTGATTAAAGATGCTCTAAGCAATGTTCTTCtgtcacttctgttgatgttcgaacaaaacagagagcgagcttgcccctccatccccctcccttCCGTACAAATGAAACTATCATGAACACGCACCTCGtcggtgattggctggaacagttcATAGTCTGGAAAGGCTGGACCTGACTTTTTTGTGGCTGTTTTTGGAGCCCGAGACCAATGGCATAGAGgcatttttacagtgtattcagagGACAGACAGCTAGCACATggtgaggagatgtttgctcaactcaacatcgcttagagcaccttgaAATCATCTTTGGCATTTGAAACGAGAGTGTGGTTCTCATActgccgtggcctactggttagggcttcgagcctgtaaccggagggttgccggttcgattcccgaccagtccacggctgaagtgcccttgagcaaggcacctaaccccaccTAACCCTTCCCTGCtacccgagcgccgctggttgggcagctcactgctctgggttagtgtgtacttcacctcactgtgtattcaatGCGTATGTTCATAAATGCAGAGACCTAATTTCCAAAATTTCAaaaatgtatgtacagtatactactATATTTCTTACCATGATCCTCCATGTGCTTCACCAGCCCCTCAGGCTCCTCATCCAGGAAGAAGTCAGGCAGCAGAGAGTGACCTGAGAAATGCACAGGATATGTGTTATCGTTACAACCAGGCCTATTTACCATCAAAACCAAAAGACACAAAATCACCAGCAAAGCAGCCTCTGTGCACAATAAATAGGCTTCACTAGAAGTGCTAATCATAGTGAGGACTAGGGCTGCACAATTAATCGATTTTAATAGAAGTCACAATTTTAACTAAGTCAACTAGCTAAACGCAAACTCTGCAATTCAGCTTGCAACTCTGTCATAACAGTTAACCTACCGTAAttccccaactattagccgcagcttatacattgattttgcaaatgtTCTTCAACtacgaggttaatacacgggggcagtaaatatgatattaatacggttttgcttcttttaactaaACAGCATAAAACAGCTTTGGGGCCGCCGTGGTCAACTGGTTAGGGTTTCGAGcctgtaaccggagggttgccggttcgatctccggccagtccacggctgaagtgcccttgagcaaggcacctaacctcactgctccccgagcgccactggttgggcaggcagctcactgctctgagttagtgtgtgatttaccactgtgtgttgactgtgtgctgtgtgtgttcactaatccggttaaattgggttaaatgcagataacaaatttccctcacaggatcaaaaaagtatatatattaCTACTATACTTAAACACAATGTGGTTAACACACAGGAAACTGCTGTAATCTTATATCACATCTATGATTTTTCAtattctcctctcatcttccccGCGTGACAGACAGTAAGACTCAGCTAACTCACCTGCGCTAGGCATGCTGACCTTCTAGAAGTCAACCAAATTTGGAGTACAacaccagtgtttcccacacatagacaaatttgtggcggtgcgccacagattcagcaccggccgccacatattgcgtttcgttattcttttatttatttattttgaaacgctattgaaaaacacgcagcattcgtaaagctgaatttcctttccctgcgctccctctctgtcactcacgtgtctgtctctcacacacacgcacacacagcccctcctccgtgcacaccgcggctgtctgtctccatgaaaaccaacgagatcatccctggaagcgtggtcggtggtcgcactgatgcacctgacgctgctcgggtagaagcataaagttctcccgcaacttttgtagactatgcgtgcaacttaattaccaaacagtagaagtaaactcattctactcggcccgctctcgtgcgtgctcaatggacacccgtcctccacatgcacatttaatccaaataaaacattcacaatcgtgaacgcattgacgcTCAGAAGAcggctagctaaattactgttatattcggttagcatcattagtaggctatgctgcagacatttgattaaaactcttgcattcaagttgactgaccaaccatgtttttcaactccaagacttaaaagggcctgtcccaaggagaaaaagtattagcttaccttgaaacttaaacacatgtggggaagcTGAACAGttcaaccagtagagtatgataagcttagcctgctactttgtttacaatattttgaggcttcaaccagacagctgaatttaagaagtggagttgtaatatgaagtaggctataacctgcataaagtttgctgttgtgaatatcagaaatgtcagtatatataatgtaaataattacatcatgtgtgtgtgtttcaaataaagacaagcttcacatcttggtaaaaaaaaaaaaattacattatatgaaaggagagcgataaaaaggcgatgcaatgaaaatggaaaatgaaaaatgaaaatatgggtgcacctgcccccccccgtcagacatggggcgaccaccacacattgccttctaatctgtgggaaacactgaacaCTAAAGCCTGACTTTCAAAAATTACTGTCAGAAAGATGACAATCATGTCATCGTATGTTCTCCTAATGGTGCAGCCCTAGTAAGAATCCTTGTGTACTGTATTTAACAAATTGAATATTAAGTGCTGTCCCTGATAACAATAACCTTCCACATTCCAttcgtatacacacacatctcaatcatATAAGTTTGATATTCTAGATAACTATAGAGCACTGTGTGTGGTTGTAAAGCTAGACTTATTGCATACAAACCTGGTGCAACAGCATAGATGTCAAAGTCCTTGATCCCCTGCTTTTTGAGGATGTCCTCGTCAATGACAAAGTTCCCAGTGTAGTTTGTGGACTGGTTGAAGATTGCGTAAGCCGCGTCAGCCATGATCTCCACCTTCCTGCACTGATTCCCAATGTCCGAGCCCCCAAGCATGTCCATAGCAGCGGTCTGGATGGCTAAAGAAACATAAAACATAGGGGCCAATTAGAATAAAAGACCACATTTCTAAATGACTGAGATCAGTACACGATAACAATTATGCCAGATGATAAATAGATAGTTCTCTCAAAATGTGTGTTAGGCATATATAAAATTAGATTCTCATGTCTGGActctttgtttattttgaaGAATGAGACCTTCAAACATTGTGTAAGTGTAAACTGTGCGGTTCAACCCTGCAAATGCCCAGACTCAAACCttcaaacagcagcacctcagatTGGGAGTGGAGGTTGCTAACAATGGAGTTAAGAGCCCAGCCTGCTCGCTCTCTCATTAGCACGAGTCTTATGCCGTTGGGTGGGAGGTTTACAGAACGTACAGTATATCCTGGACAGCTGCATACCAGATTAAGATTCATTTTAATTTTACACAAACTAGAAAAAGTACCTGTCTTCGGCCATAAGGCATTAACGGCGATGGATCCTCTGAATTCTTCTGCCATTCCAAGCACACACATTGACATTCCATACTTGGCCATTGTGTATGCTTAATTGAATAAAAGTAGAAACATTGTTATTTTCATGTACGCAATGTTTTTTGcaaatatatgcattattttggaCGAATACACCATTTCAAGAGTCCTCCTTACCTGTGTGGTTCTTGAACCAGATGGGGTTAAGGTTTAGTGGTGGACTGAGGTTTAGTATATGAGGGTTTTTGCTCTTCAGAAGATGTGGGATGCACAATCTTGACCTGAGTGAGTAAAAGGGAAAAAGGAGCTTTTGTGTCAGAGCCAGAATGTCAAGTTTCAAAACAACTAGTGGGATTTGCAAAAGGGAACAGAAACAGTGAACCAGACCTATCGGCCCTTGTGCAGGATACCTCTCAAAGGTATCAAATGCCAAATGTTAAGTTTTTTTTGCTATGGGGTTCcccttgcagttgcagagtaTTTGTATTCTGgatatcaccagactaagctcaatcttttaagatgagGAAAACACCGGAGCAGCACAGAAGTTTCTAAGACTTGATGTTTTTAATGCAATTGTGCACCGCAAAAGACTAACGTGAAATTgaaatcttttaagattgaacattagcctggggagtctgcgctttatttctactgcacaagaggcgtgatcaaagAGCATAGTTTGAATGACtccgtacacttggatagtccctcaaccaatcagaccaaagatccgggtgcatcttttggataagctggtttgtgattggacccaaaggttgatggacaggaagcaggggagatagatgtgcaggtttccagcctgagctgtcgggagaaatccaaattcgccggcaggtcaggcagggtttacccagcctagagTATCTGTATCTTACACAACTATTGCAAATACCAGAACCCCTCTAGCACCCCTCCCTCTCGACATGGTGCATATGGACATGTTAACAAAACAAAGACTACTTTCTAAGAACCAATGAACCATGTCGACTGACAAGGTAACACTACACAATTTAATAATAGGCTATTGTACAATTGCACAAATTGGatattttaaacaaaacaaaactccaCATACCACCTTTAAACAGAACCCCTGGAGGTGTGTTCTGGGAATATTTTCAGCTTGAGAAATTATAATTGTTCTGGATGAGGAAAAGTAAACCTGTTTTTATGATTTATCAAAATTTCACATTTGGCCGTGACACTGTAGATAATGAGATGACAGTGTAGATTTATATTTCATGATCACAATTTTAGTATGTGTGGTGGCGACATCTGCTGGATAGTACATCAAACTACAACCTTACAGAAACAACAATGCTGCTAAAATATGCTGGCTACAGTAGCTTGAATATGGTGATGTGCATTCAGCTTTTTAAAATATCCAAATCTGAAGAGTCAGATATTTTTGATATTACGTTATCTTGGTATGCAATACTTACGTGAGGTAGGTTCCTCTAAGGTTAATGCCCAACATGAGGTCCACTTTCTTCATGGATGTCTCCAAAGTACCGGTCAGGTTAATTGCACTGGCATTGTTAACGAGGATGTCAATTCCTGTAGAATCAACCATAGTGACCAAGAACTCATCAACATGGATATGAAGATATGCTTATAGGTGTACAGGTATTTACAAGTATTGTGTTTTTGGTGTTGAGAAGTTGACCAGCCTGTATAAGTTAGACGAGATGTGACCTAGTGTGAAATAGTGTGATTTAACTCACCTCCAAACTTCTGCACAGCCTTTTCCACTGCATCACTGATCTGAGTTTCATCTCGTACATCTACAATACAGGGCAAGGCTTTTCCTCCAGCTGCCTCAACTGCAAGAGACAAAAGCaaaatagacaaatagtttttttcattattatttctgGTTATCATTTACACATCTACCTATGCAccatctttttcttttaaagcaacaccaaagagtttttcgtaccttagaATAATGTTTCTAAAATAATTTcggcggttcatcaactcgtaacagggtgaacggcatttctgctttcacttcgcagccctctatcggctataaacgcactatgtaactttacgaggtggggtagtgtatctgtagttcgatgaaatgagacatcagaaactacacatttgacttgcttcgatgtcgcaatacatcatactttcataaaagcatgcaacatattctaccttgtctgttatttgctggataaataaatagcatgtgtgtgacagaggttGCTTTAACATAAACACACCCCATTCATTTTACCTGCTAGCTTGGGGCTACTTCACAGCAACTATATATCCTCCAGAGGTTATTACAACTGAAAAGCTTCTACAAAGACCTTCAATGGCTACATATAACATGCAAGACAGataaatgtgttgtttttacCAGTATAACTTGCCATCTGACATGTGCTACACGAATTGCTTTAGAAGCACAATCTCAATACAACTTAGTGAAAACCACAACATCTACAAACTACACATTCTTCTTTTGCAATATTCAAGGTCATTGTTTTTGTCAGAGCAGGTCACAGGGGCACATACTCTCTTCAGCTGCTGTGTAGATGGTCCCTGGAAGTTTGGGGTGTGCTTGTGCAGTTTTGGCTGCGATGACGACATTGGCACCATCTTTAGCAGCTTTAAGGGCAATGGCTTTCCCGATACCTCTGCTTGCCCCTGTGATGAACAGGGTGCAACCTGCCAGTTTTCTGAAAAAGGACAAAACTGCATTGCTTAGTCACTGATCATCATTGAGGATGTTAAGGTTTTGTAGGATATGCAGGGGTGCATATGCCTACTGGAAAAGCCAAGAATCATCAAGATTATCTTGAAGACCAAGGCCAAGGGATCTTTGTATCAAAGTCAATCATTCTAACAACTGATGTCACTTGAACACTTATGACATTGACACTGTGATACATTACTCATTATTCATTCGGCTACATCTGTACGTGTAATACACGGTACAATACGataggaaagaaaaacaacttaGGGTCTTACAGGTTGTTttaaccagagaatgtctattTTAACCTAGGAACAACCTCAGAGATTGAAAATCTGTGTGAAAGGTCAATCGTCGCATGTCACGTTGGGGCTATGCTCGTCTGCCTGTCATTATTTGACCCATGGCTCCAAGTGGAATTAATGACTACCTCACCACTGTTTAGCAAGAAGTTGACGTTAAATACCACAGTAACTATTTTAcaatagctaacgttaacgtcagTTAACATGGCTAACTCATCTGGCTAGCCAAATAGCTGTTCGTTGAACTCAAAAACAATGGCAGAAGTAATTTTTTGCTCCCACATTTTACATAGAAGAGCACGGACATCATGTCTTATTTGCCAAAATAAGGTGTACAATGAATGTTATAAATGCTGTCAAAGTTGAATGATCCCTTCCGAACTCCACTCGCTAACGTTGACTAAGTTAGCTGTCAGCCTAACTAAACTAGCTAgctgttagcattgctaactaAACGTTTTTGCTCAAGTGTAATCAAAAATCATAACACAGATGTTGACTGACTTATTTCTCATCTTTTTGGTTCATACCACGTAAATGGATATTTAATTGCCTAGCTGTTTGGCCTGTAACGTTAAACGTACATTCAAACTGCAGGGAGGCTAGCCTGTaacagctagctagctatctaGTTTAAAGAATGATATAAGTTACTAGCTTTGAACAATTTCCACAATTATCTGTGCCGCTTGCAATCGAaagctttaaaaaaatatatctcaCCCTGTATTTTGCAGCATTGTGTTGGATCTTCTCTGCAAACAGCCACAGGGAGCAGGGACTGGCAAAAGCAGTGACTGTGATATAATGAAT includes:
- the hsdl2 gene encoding hydroxysteroid dehydrogenase-like protein 2 gives rise to the protein MLQNTGKLAGCTLFITGASRGIGKAIALKAAKDGANVVIAAKTAQAHPKLPGTIYTAAEEIEAAGGKALPCIVDVRDETQISDAVEKAVQKFGGIDILVNNASAINLTGTLETSMKKVDLMLGINLRGTYLTSRLCIPHLLKSKNPHILNLSPPLNLNPIWFKNHTAYTMAKYGMSMCVLGMAEEFRGSIAVNALWPKTAIQTAAMDMLGGSDIGNQCRKVEIMADAAYAIFNQSTNYTGNFVIDEDILKKQGIKDFDIYAVAPGHSLLPDFFLDEEPEGLVKHMEDHGATPAFKTGQASAESGPIADTFKVIKGVLNPEVVKSTQGVYKFDLSGEHPGVWYIDLKSETGSAGSGEPPVKADVVMSMDSADFIKMFAGKMKPTMAFMSGKLRIKGDMTLAIKMEKMMSLMKPKL